Within Dysgonomonas sp. HDW5A, the genomic segment GGGGCAGGAGAGCGTATACCTGCTTACGTAAGACGAGTGGTGCAGGATGATGTTAGTAAAATATTCTCGGCTCAGGTGTGGCAGCCCGAACCTTATATATGGAAGAATAATCAGCCTAAAGGAGAGGTAGCTCCCATTATTTATGAGGCTCATATCGGAATGTCCGGTGAAGAAGAGAATGTTGCGACATACAATCATTTCAGAGAGAAAATATTGCCTTATATTGCTGATATGGGATACAATACCATACAATTAATGGCAATTCAGGAACATCCTTATTATGGATCTTTTGGTTACCAGGTTTCTAATTTTTTTGCACCAAGTTCGCGCTTCGGTACACCCGAAGAGTTGAAAGAACTGATAGATACAGCTCATAAACTAAATATAAGGGTTGTATTGGATATTGTACATTCACATGCCGTAATTAATGAAGCCGATGGTTTGAGCCGTTTTGACGGAACTTTTGATCTTTATTTTCATTCAGGAGAGCGAGGAATACATTCTGTATGGAATTCCCGATGTTTTGATTATGGTAAGAGTGAAGTTTTAGCTTTCCTTTTATCGAACTGTAAATATTGGTTAGAAGAATTTAAATTCGATGGTTTCAGGTTCGATGGTGTTACCAGTATGATGTATTACGATCATGGTATTGGTCGTGATTTTATGGATTATTCGATGTATTATGACGGTAATCAGGATGATGATGCAATTGTTTATCTAACGATGGCAAACAAGCTTATTCATGAGGTAAATCCACAAGCATTTACCATCGCCGAGGATATTAGCGGTATGCCGGGACTTGCTTCACCGATCGGAAATATGGGTATAGGATTCGACTATCGTATGGCAATGGGTATTGCAGACTTTTGGGTCAAGATACTTAAAAATAAGAAAGATGAAGAGTGGCATGTGGGAGATATGTTCTATGAGTTGACCAATAAACGCAACGAAGAAAAGACAATCAGTTATGTCGAAAGTCACGATCAGGCAATGGTAGGAGATAAAACACTTATTTTCAATCTCCTTGATAGTTTGATGTATACAGATATGAATGTTTTTGAACGCAATTCTAAGGTTGACAGAGGTTTGGCTCTTCATAAAATGATTCGACTGGCTACTCTTGCCACTGCCGGAAACGGATACCTTACTTTTATGGGTAATGAATTCGGCCATCCCGAGTGGATTGATTTTCCGAGAGAGGGTAACGATTGGTCTTATAGGTATGCCCGTCGTCAGTGGTCTTTGCTGACTGATACAAATCTGAGGTATCGTTTTTTAGCCGAGTTTGAAAAAGAAATGTTAGGCTTAATAAATAAGCAGGACATATTTTCGTTTCGACCTTTTGCTATCATTCAGAGTACAGCAGATCAGGTATTGATATTTAAGCGTAATAATTTAATATTTCTCTTTAATTTCAATCCGACAAAATCGTTTACTGATTACGGTTTTGAGGTAGATAAAGGTCAATACAAAATTGTTCTAAACTCTGATGACTCAGAATTTGATGGTTTCGATAGGGTAGACGATAATTACGATTATTCGACTCTAAGCATAGAAGGAAAAGATGTATTAAAAGTATATATTCCTGCACGTACTGCTTTTGTCTTGGAGAAGAAATAAAATTACTTTACAGATATACAAATAAAATAAGGTAGCCTTTTACGACTACCTTATTTTATTATAGTTGATAGGTTAAATACACTTGCTTTATTTTATCTTCACTGCTACTGAACTTTTCACATCTGCAGAAGATGCCGCACAATGCAAAGTGAATTGATCTGATTCTACAGTCCAGTTATGTGTCTTATCATCAAAGAAAGCTAAGTCTTTAACAGGAACAGCTAATTCTACTGTTTGAGTTTCTCCTGCTTTTAGGAATACTTTCTTGAATGCTTTCAGTTCTTTTTCTGGACGCTCTACAGATGGTTTTGCTTGAGAAGCATATACCTGTACCGACTCTGCACCATCTACTTTTCCTTTGTTCGTTACTGTAAACGATACTTTTATAGTTTCATCTTTACCGTATTCTTTTTTATCCGTATTGGCTTTTCCATATTCGAATGTAGTATATGAAAGACCATAACCAAAAGGAAATAGAGCAGGTATCTTTTTTGTGTCGTGCCAACGGTAACCTACGAGAATATCTTCTTTATAGATTTGCTTGATACTGTCTCCCGGATAAGAGATTGTTCCGAAAGACATAGCACCGTTATCTTCCAATTTCTTAGGTATACTGTAAGGCAATTTACCAGATGGATTAATATCACCTGAAATAACATTTGCTGTAGCAC encodes:
- a CDS encoding alpha-amylase family glycosyl hydrolase translates to MKTSIYGDSGLEKYRSTILCRHEKYQLKMAELTSGSELSDAANGYLFYGLHAYSDKWVLREWAPNATAVYLMGDFNHWQKDDLRYVFRPKPGGNWELELPLDVLRHGMLYKLWVKWEDGAGERIPAYVRRVVQDDVSKIFSAQVWQPEPYIWKNNQPKGEVAPIIYEAHIGMSGEEENVATYNHFREKILPYIADMGYNTIQLMAIQEHPYYGSFGYQVSNFFAPSSRFGTPEELKELIDTAHKLNIRVVLDIVHSHAVINEADGLSRFDGTFDLYFHSGERGIHSVWNSRCFDYGKSEVLAFLLSNCKYWLEEFKFDGFRFDGVTSMMYYDHGIGRDFMDYSMYYDGNQDDDAIVYLTMANKLIHEVNPQAFTIAEDISGMPGLASPIGNMGIGFDYRMAMGIADFWVKILKNKKDEEWHVGDMFYELTNKRNEEKTISYVESHDQAMVGDKTLIFNLLDSLMYTDMNVFERNSKVDRGLALHKMIRLATLATAGNGYLTFMGNEFGHPEWIDFPREGNDWSYRYARRQWSLLTDTNLRYRFLAEFEKEMLGLINKQDIFSFRPFAIIQSTADQVLIFKRNNLIFLFNFNPTKSFTDYGFEVDKGQYKIVLNSDDSEFDGFDRVDDNYDYSTLSIEGKDVLKVYIPARTAFVLEKK